The DNA sequence GGCCTCTTCTGGATGCCCAATGCTTAGAAAGTCCAAACTACAAAGACAATTCAGAAGTGAGGTATCTCAACAAGGGGCCTTGGATATTGAAGATCTTGTTAGCATTGGAAGAAAGATGGGAACTTGTCCTTATTATGGCTCCAGAAGCATGCTCCCTGCAGCTGATCTTGTGGttctaccctatcaatctcttCTATCAAAGTCATCTCGTGAATCGCTAGGCCTAAAGTTGAAGAATAATATTGTCATAATAGATGAGGCTCACAATCTAGCTGACTCACTTATCAGCATGTATGACTCAAAAATTACTTTGATGCAGGTAAACAAGTTATTAACTTCATTTGTTTCTCATTACTGTTAAGTGACTTCCAAAATCTAGTTCACAAATGGTATTGGTCCTATTGGATTTGTGAGTGTGGTTTGGCTGCTCTTTGAGCACTGTTAGCCTCTTTTGAACAAATTGCCTGAACCAGTTATAGACTGATGACAACCTAGGACAATAGTAATAGAACCAAATAGCATTGCTCGCCCAAATACTGATTGAAGAATGAGATCATAGGTTCTATCCTATAATGGTTGGAAACCCTCTGTTTGGTACCGAGCTCTTTGATGGCCTTTCGTAAGTGATGGTTagatatcaaagaaaaaaacaggACCTGTGACAATGTTGGAGTTAGAGTTGCTAAGTCTTCCATTAATATACTTCGAGGTTAAAACTTTTTGTGCCAAAACATTACACTTCTATTGGGATATTCTAGATGCTTGGTGTAAATGTTTTAATGGGATATTGAAACCGTTGTGCTGACTTTCCTGCAGCTGGAGAATGTACATTTCCACGTAGAGAGGTACTTTGAGAGATTTCGCAATCTGTTGGGACCTGGTAATCGGAGATATATCCAAACCCTGATGGTTGTTAGCCAGGCTTTTCTCCAAATTTTACATGAGAATGCCAGTTACGTAGATCCATCCCAAGACACTGAAAAGACTTACAGAGCAAATTGTTCCTCCGATTCCTCACTGGCCATTaatgattttctattttcaCTCGATATTGACAACATCAACTTGGTTAAATTGCTTCAATATATAAAGGAAAGCAACATCATGTACAAGGTGAGTCCTTCTGCAAGTTTGTACAACAAGATGCCAgatgattctctctctctttcccccaCTTTTGATGTAAGATGTACTTGATCTTTCAGGTCAGTGGTTATGGAGATAAAATGACTAGCTTGCAAAATTGTTCAACAAAGCATGACACTTCGGAATGTAATGAGGGAAGCATTCTGCCAGATTTTCGGGCATTATCGAACATGTTGCAATCACTGACAAACAATGATGGTGATGGGAGGATAATCCTCTCAAGGTCTCAAACAGCATGCTCCAGGCAAGGAGGATACATAAAATATGTCATGCTCTCTGGTGAAAAGATCTTTTCTGAGGTTCTCCCAAAGTTGCTTATTTTGTTTTGGCTAGACTTTATAGCTCAGACTGCTCAGGTTTTATTTATAtcgataatttaattttgatctcCCTACAGATTGTGAACCAAGCACATGCTGTTTTACTGGCTGGAGGAACTCTCCAACCAATAGAAGAAACAAGGGAGCGACTTTTCCCATGGCTACCAACAAATCAGTTGCAGTTCTTTTCTTGTAGTCATATTGTCCCTCCTGAGAGTATTCTGCCAGTTGCAGTTTCCTGTGGCCCTTCTGGTCAGTCTTTTGATTTTAGCTACAGCTCCAGAAGCTCATTAATCATGGTGAGTATATACCATACAGCCATCTTTGTAACTCTTTATAGAAATTGCTCTCTATGCACTCTTAGTAATCTAATCGATCATTTCCTTATTAAAATGGAATAATTTACCGTGTATTCCTGCACATGGATTTCCTACACAGAATTTGTCTGTAACTATTTAACTTTCTATTTTGGTCTTATCAACTACTTGGTTCAAGTGTacttaaagaaaattatattatttacttttgcATTTCATTTCCCCAATAAACCTTTATGTATGATGGTTGACTATGCTTTGTTATGGGCTTGGTTTTACAGATTCAGGAGCTGGGGCTTATGCTTTGCAATTTGGTTACCGTAGTTCCTGAAGGAATTGTTGTCTTCTTCTCTTCGTTTGACTATGAAGGACAGGTCTATGATGCATGGAAGGCTTCAGGAATCTTGGATAGGATTATGAAGAAGAAATGTGTATTTAGGGAGCCTAGAAAAACTACTGATGTGGAATCTGTTCTCAAGGAATATAAGGAAACAATTGATGCATTGTCTGTTGAGGAATCTAAAGGAAATCCAGCTTCTCGGAGTGGTGCAATACTCCTTGCTGTTGTTGGTGGAAAGATATCAGAAGGCATCAACTTGAGTGATGGGATGGGTCGATGTATAGTCATGGTTGGACTGCCCTATCCTAACCCATCTGACATTGAGTTGATTGAGAGGGTCAAGCATATTGAATGTCTGGGAAATTCAACTAGCATTACTCCCAAGTTTTCAGTTACTAACGAAGCTTACAATGGAGATGTGGAGGTTGGGTTTGACATCCTAAGAAGTTGTAGACGCAGAGGAAAAGAATACTATGAAAATCTTTGCATGAAGGCTGTAAATCAATCTATTGGTGCGTACTAACTACAATATTTACTCTTAGAAGTCCATATTCAAGCCTGGTAAATCATATGGTTGATTTACTAGGATGTTACGTGACATTCTAAATGCAGTAACCTGGAACCAGGCTCCGGTTTCTGCAGTTGAATTGCCAGAACTTCCATATGTGATTGTCAAGAGGATTCTGCATGACAATATATGATCTGTGGTCTTTGGAGACAGCCTGGATGTCCGGATGTCTCTGAGCAGAGCATATTACTGCTTTAAaacttttaactatttattTGGGGCAGTTACACTTTTTAcccacaaattatttatttttacatttgcctGCTAAACtataaaaagttttaatttaCACCTTTAACTATCAATATGCTTCATTTTGCATCTTCCATTACCATCTGTAGTTTAGGGTGcaaattgaaatgttttgtaGTTTAGGATGTAAATTGAAATAACAGTGGTAATTTGTGACTGAAATGTCTAATATACCCCCTTTTTATTTGTCACCTATTAATAGGTATCTAGTTgggttttattattaattggtcCTTGATAAGCTTGCATTATCTTTGTTTGTTTCAGGCAGAGCTATTCGGCATGTAAATGACTATGCAGCGATTTTATTGGTTGACGCTAGGTATGGATCCGATCCCTCAAACAGAAACTTCTCTAACACAACTAACAAGCTCCCACAGTGGATAAAAGAGCGTCTAGTTTCCTCCACTCAAAGCTATGGCGAAGTCCATAGGCTGCTGCATCAGTTCTTCAAAttcaacaagaagaaaagagagtgtaAGTAGAATGGTATGCAAGTTTCTTGGGTTGAAGGGAGAATACGTTGCATTTATACTTGAGTAGGCAAATTTTATATACTCTCTCTGTTGGTGAGTCTTGAGCACTTTTTTGAAGAAAGCCTAAAACAAAAGTGGCGAAGCGTCTACAATATGGACACATGACTAAACTGTGTTTATAAATTCCTGTCATTTATTAGAAGCACGTCTTGATTTTGTATTCTATGAACTTATGAAGGGTACTTCTGTGAGTTCTATATTTCTTGCCCCTAATATACAAGTtcttatggttttttttttattttttattaatgaatgaTTTGATACAGaataattctaccaatttcGAAAGTGTTACTCCCAACTTGGATATGTACATGTGGCTTTCGGAAAATTACACATGGAATGCTATCGCTTACCTTAGTCTGCTACCGGGAAGCACATTCAAAGTTAGGGTTCTAATTGAATCTTTTTTGAgtggaaagttaaaaaaaaggcGATAATTAATGGGTGAACTGtaattattcttttcttctttttgggtaCGCGAAAATGATAAGACACCAacaggaagagaggagagagaagtaCGTGTGACATGTCTGCATCAGCATTTCATCCGGAGCTAACGACGGTCCATAAGCAAGGTAGTCTAAGCAAATCACTGCATGTCTGATCACAAGTTCATGGCTCGCAGCCCTAGAAGAAGTCAGGCTTCAAATGAGCTTTAGCAAACTCTGCTGGCTTAAATCGCTATCCGGTGGATTAGTTCTAATGACAGATTagattttttagagaaatgtttgATGAGGTTGGTGGGTGGTCTTTAACGTGGCAACTGTGAGAAAGTGACTTGACTGCCCCGGACATAGCTGCGCCTTAATGCCATTATCCCCATATCAAAGAGCTCCGCAACCCTTCTCATTACAGTTTGGGACCATCCAAGCTCCTTTCTTTAATGCAATGAATAATTTTCACCTACCACCCCAAAACAATCAATAAAAGATCCAATGCACCAGCCTGATCGGCCCTCGGTAAGCGTGATTATCTTGGGttgattttgttaattaaaagaaaaaagtttgatCTTTGCTCCAAGATGTGCTAGCTATTATAGTTAAACAACCGTTTTTTAGTACCATGGGACCGTTTGTTTTTGGTCCCATGGTCTAAAGAATGTATAATTACGTAGAGGTTTGAGGGTTAAAAGGCAAGGATTGTTCTTTTGCCAACCCACTGCCTTTAGCTTTGCATCTTAATGAATGCCACTGCACTTTATACAACAAGTAGTCAAAGCAAAGCATTCATAATCATCGGATTCTAAAGTTCTGAGTCTCATAATCTCGTTTTATGTCTTTTGGGAGGGTATAGAATGTACCTCTTGTCTGTTCATTCATTTATGCTCTATCTGTTCTGTGGACAAACATGAAACACCCATGTGCCAGAAAAGCTTGTAATGCTTTGGGGCCCTGGGATGTGTGATCCTATAATCAAACGGTTAATCAGGTTTCaagctcagagagagagagagagagagagagagagcagagagaatATAGAAGGGCATGGACAAAAAAGATGTAGTAGAAGCCAAAACACACGAAAATGTTCCCTCCGAAATCCATTGGCTTTGTCTCTTGGTTacttttaaaaacttgaattgtaTGCATATCTTCCTTATCTTTATGTTGGAAAGGAAATTCAGGAGAAGAAAACAAGCAGTCAAACAGATCGGAGCTGCATCTTTTTTCTTGCAGACACTGAGCAATAAATTAAGAAGCCCTACTAACATATTAGAGCTACAAGATGATGCTTAGAGACACCATTGATAAAACCAAGATCCTCTTTTGCGAAACTCTACAAAATCTCAAGTTTTTCTTCTCTGATAGATATCAAAAGTTTCCCAAACTCCCTTCCTTCGATCCCTTCTCTTGTGGTTGTGGCAGTTGTAACCGAGGAGATCGGCAAAGAGATCAATTCTATATCGATTTTTGTGATGAATGGGAGGCCAATCTAGGTAAGGCGAAGAAGAGTTACAATACGAGTATCGTGGCTTCGGAAGAGCCCAGGAAGGAAGAAGATGCAAAGCAAAGTCCTGCGAAGAGCAAACAAGAAGTGGTTGCAAAAGAAATGAAGACCAAAGAAAGTCCCCAAATAGGAAAAGGAGAAGAGGCATGCTCAAAGAAGAGGAATGGAAAGGTAAATGGGTTAGCACAAAAGATGAAGGATTTAGAGATGATGGAGGCAGGTGATGTGGAACAAGTGCTGGACGTGGAAGAGGCTCTCCACTACTATTCTCGCCTTACGAGCCCTGTTTATCTAGACCTTGTTGACAAGTTTTTCACGGACGTATACACAGAATACTCTGTTCCACAGACCTCCAGCATCAACACTTCAAAGAGGAGACTTGGCTCCATTAGATTGTAGATTGTAGATGACCTTTCGAGTGAGTTTTTTCATTGTCCATTCGGatctgtgtatttttttttttttttttttctctcgacttggtttcttttcttttcgtttccTCTGCACGTATCCGTGTTTTTGTGCAGTTGGTTTCCAGATTTGTTGACCtttcttaattcaaatttcttAATTCAAACACAATTGCTATTTCCCTgagcttgtatttttttttttcggcgttggaaaaaatatatcatgtaGTTAAAGAGTTCTTCAATCTCATTGCTTGGGGTTTATGCATTCAGTTTAAACCCTGAATCTGTTTAAGAGGATGTTTGGATACAGCATTGTTCACTGTAGGTTGAGAGTAGAGTAAGTTCTCTCCTACAACTTGCTTTCCAGCTTCATGAGTGCATAGGATGTTCCCTTTTCACAAGGTTTAGCCTCTTTTAGTGCAAAAGCATGTTCGTTTAAATAAATTCTACATCTTAAAAATCCTGTGATTAATGGAACAATATAATGCCcataaaaactcatgaaaactGAAAACGaacaattattatatttttgggaaaaacCACTACAGTTATTTGTTCGGATGAGTAAGAATCAACAGAGATTACCCGTTTTCTGGGTGCTAAAAATATGATACAACAACAGAGATGCATTCAAGTAGCAGAATATGTCAAATCGCTTCAGAGTTCAGGGGGTTCAATTCTTCAACAATAGCAGGTGAAAATAGAAAGCATTTAGGACATAAAACACTGATGTTGGCTGAACAGGTACTAAAGGCTACATGCC is a window from the Juglans regia cultivar Chandler chromosome 7, Walnut 2.0, whole genome shotgun sequence genome containing:
- the LOC109003696 gene encoding ATP-dependent DNA helicase DDX11: MGEGSWHSKFPAFPYNPYSIQIDFMNALYHSLNQGGVSMLESPTGTGKTLSIICSALQWVVDQRKQQNSEKGGEFDKNPANDGQLGSEDEPDWMRDFVMNKDNKVEEKKIKMKKFGVGFGKPDKRSNQGSCKALLSLRSKEEDFVTKNERENLQKKNDAVQLSDEEFLLEDYESEQEGAGGTSKRKAGKGPHIPSSDEEEEEDQSDEEEDEEKLKVYFCSRTHSQLSQFIKELRKTVFANEVKIVCLGSRKNFCINEGVLKLGNSTRINDQCLELQKNKKKEVSKIKNLDTGGRIRRTKASSGCPMLRKSKLQRQFRSEVSQQGALDIEDLVSIGRKMGTCPYYGSRSMLPAADLVVLPYQSLLSKSSRESLGLKLKNNIVIIDEAHNLADSLISMYDSKITLMQLENVHFHVERYFERFRNLLGPGNRRYIQTLMVVSQAFLQILHENASYVDPSQDTEKTYRANCSSDSSLAINDFLFSLDIDNINLVKLLQYIKESNIMYKVSGYGDKMTSLQNCSTKHDTSECNEGSILPDFRALSNMLQSLTNNDGDGRIILSRSQTACSRQGGYIKYVMLSGEKIFSEIVNQAHAVLLAGGTLQPIEETRERLFPWLPTNQLQFFSCSHIVPPESILPVAVSCGPSGQSFDFSYSSRSSLIMIQELGLMLCNLVTVVPEGIVVFFSSFDYEGQVYDAWKASGILDRIMKKKCVFREPRKTTDVESVLKEYKETIDALSVEESKGNPASRSGAILLAVVGGKISEGINLSDGMGRCIVMVGLPYPNPSDIELIERVKHIECLGNSTSITPKFSVTNEAYNGDVEVGFDILRSCRRRGKEYYENLCMKAVNQSIGRAIRHVNDYAAILLVDARYGSDPSNRNFSNTTNKLPQWIKERLVSSTQSYGEVHRLLHQFFKFNKKKRECK
- the LOC109003697 gene encoding uncharacterized protein LOC109003697, which encodes MMLRDTIDKTKILFCETLQNLKFFFSDRYQKFPKLPSFDPFSCGCGSCNRGDRQRDQFYIDFCDEWEANLGKAKKSYNTSIVASEEPRKEEDAKQSPAKSKQEVVAKEMKTKESPQIGKGEEACSKKRNGKVNGLAQKMKDLEMMEAGDVEQVLDVEEALHYYSRLTSPVYLDLVDKFFTDVYTEYSVPQTSSINTSKRRLGSIRL